Proteins encoded by one window of Ovis canadensis isolate MfBH-ARS-UI-01 breed Bighorn chromosome 14, ARS-UI_OviCan_v2, whole genome shotgun sequence:
- the PLAUR gene encoding urokinase plasminogen activator surface receptor yields MDQKPLLLLLLVHTYIPASWGLRCVQCKNATSCSVEECAPGQDLCRTTVLSVWEGSNKMNVMRKGCTHPDKTNRSMSYRAGNQIITLSEAVCGSDLCNKPNPGPDATFSRNRYLECASCASTDLTCERGWDQSMQCLKSRDQCVDVITHRSLKENPEDERHMKGCGILPGCPGPTGFHNNHTFHFLRCCNTTKCNAGPVLEIQNLPPNGLQCYSCEGNSAHRCSSEETFLIDCRGPMNQCLEATGTKGLRNPSYTIRGCAAPSWCQSLHVAEAFDLTHVNVSCCTGNGCNHPARDAQPRKGGAPQTSPAHLSFFVSLLLTARLWGATLLCT; encoded by the exons cctctTGGGGCCTGCGATGCGTCCAGTGTAAGAACGCAACGAGCTGCAGTGTTGAAGAGTGTGCTCCTGGTCAGGACCTCTGCAGGACCACGGTCCTGAGTGTGTGGGAAG GCAGCAACAAGATGAATGTGATGAGAAAAGGCTGTACCCATCCGGACAAGACCAACAGGTCCATGAGCTATCGGGCTGGAAATCAGATCATCACCCTTTCAGAGGCCGTGTGCGGGTCAGACTTGTGCAACAAGCCCAACCCTG GTCCAGATGCTACTTTTTCCAGAAACCGCTACCTTGAATGTGCTTCCTGTGCCTCGACAGACCTCACCTGTGAGAGGGGCTGGGACCAGAGCATGCAATGCCTCAAATCTAGAGATCAGTGCGTGGATGTGATAACCCACCGGAGCCTGAAAG AGAATCCAGAGGATGAGCGCCACATGAAAGGCTGCGGCATCCTTCCTGGCTGCCCAGGCCCCACCGGATTCCACAACAACCACACCTTCCACTTCCTGCGGTGCTGCAACACCACCAAATGCAATGCGGGCCCAG TCCTGGAGATTCAAAACCTGCCACCAAACGGCTTGCAGTGTTACAGCTGTGAGGGGAACAGCGCCCACAGGTGTTCCTCTGAAGAAACTTTCCTCATTGACTGCCGCGGCCCTATGAATCAATGTCTGGAAGCGACAGGCACTAAAG GACTGAGGAACCCAAGCTACACCATCAGAGGCTGCGCAGCCCCCTCGTGGTGCCAAAGCCTCCACGTGGCTGAAGCCTTCGACCTCACCCACGTCAACGTCTCCTGCTGTACTGGAAATGGCTGTAACCACCCAGCCAGGGACGCCCAGCCCCGCAAGGGGGGTGCCCCCCagaccagccctgcccacctcaGCTTCTTTGTCAGCCTGCTCTTGACTGCCAGACTTTGGGGAGCCACTCTCCTCTGCACTTGA